A portion of the Bacteroides faecium genome contains these proteins:
- the sufB gene encoding Fe-S cluster assembly protein SufB produces the protein MQQEEPNKKKPNQKDELEGKKTDNEFVRKFAEEKYKYGFTTEVHTDIIERGLNEDVIRLISSKKDEPEWMLDFRLKAYRHWLTLEMPTWAHLRIPEIDYQAISYYADPTKKKEGPKSMEEVDPELIKTFNKLGIPLEEQMALSGMAVDAVMDSVSVKTTFKETLMEKGIIFCSFSEAVREHPDLVKKYMGSVVGYRDNFFAALNSAVFSDGSFVYIPKGVRCPMELSTYFRINARNTGQFERTLIIADDDAYVSYLEGCTAPMRDENQLHAAIVEIIVHDRAEVKYSTVQNWYPGDAEGKGGVYNFVTKRGNCKGVDSKLSWTQVETGSAITWKYPSCILTGDNSTAEFYSVAVTNNYQQADTGTKMIHLGKNTRSTIVSKGISAGHSENSYRGLVRVAEKADNARNYSQCDSLLLGDKCGAHTFPYMDIRNETGVVEHEATTSKINEDQIFYCNQRGIPTEDAIGLIVNGYAKEVLNKLPMEFAVEAQKLLTISLEGSVG, from the coding sequence ATGCAACAAGAAGAACCCAATAAAAAGAAACCCAATCAGAAAGATGAACTTGAAGGGAAGAAGACCGATAATGAGTTTGTCCGGAAGTTTGCGGAAGAGAAATATAAGTATGGCTTCACTACAGAGGTACATACAGATATCATTGAGCGCGGACTCAATGAGGACGTGATTCGTTTGATTTCATCGAAAAAGGACGAGCCGGAGTGGATGCTGGATTTCCGGCTGAAAGCGTACCGCCATTGGCTGACGCTGGAGATGCCTACCTGGGCACATCTCCGTATTCCTGAAATTGACTATCAGGCTATTTCCTATTATGCCGACCCGACAAAGAAGAAAGAAGGTCCCAAAAGCATGGAAGAAGTAGACCCTGAACTGATAAAAACATTCAATAAGCTGGGAATACCTCTGGAAGAACAGATGGCGCTTAGCGGAATGGCGGTGGATGCTGTTATGGACTCTGTTTCCGTAAAGACTACCTTCAAGGAGACGCTGATGGAGAAGGGAATTATTTTCTGCTCGTTCAGTGAAGCGGTGCGGGAGCACCCGGACTTGGTAAAGAAATACATGGGCTCGGTAGTAGGCTACCGTGATAATTTCTTTGCTGCGTTGAACTCGGCTGTGTTCTCGGACGGTTCATTTGTCTATATTCCGAAAGGTGTACGTTGCCCGATGGAGCTTTCCACTTATTTCCGTATCAATGCCCGCAACACGGGACAGTTTGAACGTACATTGATTATAGCGGATGATGACGCCTATGTTTCTTATCTCGAAGGATGTACGGCTCCGATGCGTGATGAAAACCAGTTGCACGCCGCTATTGTGGAAATCATCGTGCACGACCGTGCCGAAGTGAAATACAGTACTGTTCAGAACTGGTATCCGGGAGATGCCGAAGGTAAGGGCGGTGTATATAACTTTGTGACAAAACGCGGTAACTGCAAAGGAGTGGATAGCAAACTCTCCTGGACACAAGTGGAAACCGGTTCGGCAATTACCTGGAAATATCCTTCCTGTATTCTGACAGGCGATAATTCGACTGCCGAGTTCTATTCCGTGGCTGTGACAAACAACTACCAGCAGGCGGATACCGGTACGAAGATGATTCACCTAGGCAAGAATACCCGTAGCACGATTGTAAGCAAGGGTATCTCTGCCGGACATAGCGAGAACTCTTATCGCGGATTGGTACGTGTAGCGGAGAAAGCGGATAATGCCCGTAATTATAGCCAGTGTGACTCTCTGTTGCTGGGAGATAAGTGCGGTGCGCATACCTTCCCGTATATGGATATTCGCAATGAGACAGGAGTGGTAGAGCATGAAGCTACGACAAGCAAGATTAATGAAGACCAGATATTCTATTGCAATCAGCGCGGTATCCCGACAGAAGATGCTATCGGACTGATTGTGAACGGATATGCGAAAGAAGTTTTGAATAAGCTTCCGATGGAATTTGCGGTAGAAGCACAGAAGTTGCTTACTATTTCGTTGGAAGGAAGTGTAGGATAA
- a CDS encoding cysteine desulfurase: MDIQKIREDFPILSRTVYGKPLVYFDNGATTQKPRLVVDSLVDEYYSVNANVHRGVHYLSQQATELHEASRETVRQFINARSTNEVVFTRGTTESINLLVSSFGDEFMQEGDEVILSVMEHHSNIVPWQLLAARKGIAIKVIPMNDKGELLLDEYEKLFSERTKIVSVVQVSNVLGTVNPVKEMIATAHAHGVPFLVDAAQSIPHMKVDVQDLDADFLVFSAHKVYGPTGVGVLYGKEEWLDRMPPYQGGGEMIQHVSFEKTTFNELPFKFEAGTPDYIGTTGLAKALDYVNGIGMEKIAKHEHELTTYALQRLKEIPDMRIFGEAADRGAVISFLVGNIHHFDLGTLLDRLGIAVRTGHHCAQPLMQRLGIEGTVRASFAMYNTKAEIDALVAGIERVSRMF; this comes from the coding sequence ATGGATATTCAAAAGATACGTGAGGATTTTCCGATATTAAGCCGTACGGTCTACGGTAAACCTTTGGTTTACTTCGACAACGGTGCAACGACTCAAAAACCCCGTTTGGTAGTTGATTCGTTGGTGGACGAGTATTATTCCGTGAATGCGAACGTGCACCGCGGCGTGCATTACCTCTCGCAACAAGCCACGGAATTGCATGAAGCTTCCCGTGAAACGGTGCGTCAGTTTATCAATGCCCGTAGCACGAACGAAGTTGTCTTTACTCGTGGAACAACGGAAAGCATCAATCTTCTTGTCTCCAGTTTTGGTGATGAGTTTATGCAAGAGGGCGACGAAGTTATCCTCTCAGTGATGGAACATCACAGCAATATCGTTCCCTGGCAATTACTGGCGGCCCGAAAAGGCATCGCCATCAAAGTAATTCCCATGAACGACAAAGGCGAACTGCTATTGGACGAATACGAAAAGCTTTTCTCCGAACGTACGAAGATTGTCAGCGTAGTTCAGGTTTCCAATGTTCTGGGCACTGTGAATCCGGTGAAAGAGATGATTGCTACCGCTCATGCCCATGGCGTACCTTTCCTGGTAGATGCCGCGCAATCTATTCCTCACATGAAGGTGGACGTACAGGATTTGGATGCCGATTTCCTGGTATTCTCCGCTCATAAGGTATATGGCCCGACAGGAGTCGGCGTACTTTATGGAAAAGAAGAATGGCTGGACCGTATGCCGCCTTATCAGGGCGGGGGAGAAATGATTCAACACGTCTCTTTCGAAAAAACAACGTTCAACGAACTTCCTTTCAAGTTTGAAGCCGGTACACCCGATTATATAGGAACCACAGGTCTGGCAAAAGCCCTCGACTATGTGAACGGCATCGGCATGGAAAAGATTGCGAAGCACGAACATGAACTGACAACCTACGCCCTGCAACGCCTGAAAGAAATACCTGATATGCGTATATTCGGCGAAGCCGCCGACCGGGGGGCAGTAATCTCCTTCCTGGTAGGTAATATTCACCACTTCGACTTAGGCACTTTGCTGGACCGTTTGGGTATTGCCGTCCGTACCGGACACCATTGCGCGCAACCCTTGATGCAGCGACTTGGTATTGAAGGAACTGTCAGGGCATCATTCGCCATGTATAATACGAAAGCGGAGATTGATGCGCTGGTGGCCGGAATCGAACGCGTCAGCCGTATGTTTTAA
- the sufD gene encoding Fe-S cluster assembly protein SufD, protein MNAEQQYIDLFSQTEAMICRHSAEVLNAPRAAAFADFERIGFPTRKMEKYKYTDVSKYFEPDFGLNLNRLAIPVNPYEVFKCDVPNMSTALYFVVNDAFYNKALPKSHLPEGVIFGSLKDVAGQHPELVKKYYGKLADTSKDGVTAFNTTFAQDGVIFYVPKNVIVEKPIQLVNILRADVNFMVNRRVLIILEDGAQARLLICDHAMDNVNFLATQVIEVFAGENAVFDMYELEETHTSTVRISNLYVKQEANSNVLLNGMTLHNGTTRNTTEVLLAGEGAEINLCGMAIADKNQHIDNNTSIDHAVPNCTSNELFKYVLDDQSVGAFAGLVLVRPDAQHTNSQQTNRNLCATREARMYTQPQLEIYADDVKCSHGATVGQLDENALFYMRSRGIEEKEARLLLMFAFVNEVIDTIRLDALKDRLHLLVEKRFRGELNRCQGCAICK, encoded by the coding sequence ATGAATGCTGAACAACAATACATAGACCTCTTCTCACAGACGGAAGCCATGATTTGCAGGCATAGTGCCGAAGTGCTGAATGCACCCCGTGCCGCTGCTTTTGCCGATTTTGAGCGAATCGGATTCCCGACCCGTAAGATGGAGAAGTACAAATATACGGATGTAAGCAAATATTTTGAACCGGACTTCGGCCTGAACCTGAATCGTCTTGCTATCCCGGTCAACCCGTATGAAGTGTTTAAGTGCGACGTGCCGAATATGAGTACTGCCCTGTATTTCGTAGTCAACGATGCATTTTATAACAAGGCACTTCCCAAAAGCCATTTACCGGAAGGCGTAATCTTCGGTAGTCTGAAAGACGTAGCCGGACAACACCCTGAACTGGTGAAGAAGTATTACGGCAAACTGGCAGATACTTCCAAAGATGGCGTGACGGCTTTCAATACCACTTTTGCACAAGACGGAGTCATCTTCTATGTGCCGAAAAATGTAATTGTGGAAAAGCCCATCCAGTTAGTAAACATCCTGCGTGCAGACGTCAACTTTATGGTAAACCGACGTGTATTGATTATCCTGGAAGATGGCGCACAAGCCCGCTTGTTGATTTGTGATCATGCCATGGATAACGTGAACTTCCTTGCAACGCAGGTCATTGAAGTCTTTGCCGGAGAGAATGCCGTATTCGATATGTATGAACTGGAAGAAACACATACCAGTACAGTCCGTATCAGCAACCTGTACGTAAAACAGGAAGCGAACAGCAATGTGCTGCTGAATGGCATGACTTTGCATAACGGTACTACCCGCAATACAACCGAAGTGCTGCTAGCAGGCGAAGGTGCTGAAATAAACCTTTGCGGTATGGCAATTGCCGACAAGAACCAGCACATAGATAATAATACAAGCATCGACCACGCAGTGCCGAACTGTACCAGTAACGAATTGTTCAAATACGTTCTCGACGACCAATCGGTAGGCGCATTTGCCGGACTGGTATTGGTACGTCCCGACGCACAGCATACCAACTCACAACAAACCAACCGGAACCTTTGTGCTACACGCGAGGCCCGCATGTACACGCAACCCCAGTTGGAAATCTATGCAGACGATGTGAAATGTTCGCATGGAGCAACTGTCGGACAACTGGACGAGAATGCATTATTCTACATGCGTTCACGTGGAATTGAAGAGAAGGAAGCCCGTTTGCTGTTGATGTTCGCGTTTGTCAATGAAGTAATTGATACCATTCGTCTGGATGCACTGAAAGACCGTCTGCATCTGTTGGTAGAAAAACGTTTCCGTGGCGAATTGAATAGATGCCAGGGTTGTGCAATCTGTAAATGA
- a CDS encoding TonB-dependent receptor, giving the protein MKKITLGCLAVTTMLQLIPVNGNAENVRSQKAKAKTNRTEMKQDTIPASASKKEGEEGERNVMLNASDANKPREIQIGLPSEDVNVYENGLPGVYSSAVHKLAAHWRSDSSLGEVGLLSPSESAITTGNIAYSVNAFSKLGQKDFQGILNYRTNHFGMQNFDFNVSGAISGKWLYTAGIYQNFDPGSFDLKFTNYADRTEIYHAGLTHLFDNGRGKVSLLYKHSRSENPGNFANAAPFIYVGDGSVKEAEGFKLGTNSYVPQSGSFRYMDVMDGKMKTWNLGDGCENRANEVALIADYRFKNDLLWKFNMKYMDAPRANYVDFGGSTISEATVADGYTLQNGDPYEGLVEGRRTWLHVGKVKNFLITSELSKNIGNHDLRLGLNEWYYHLDYHSSSMQWMASVQNYPQLLHSAATNPLDQTFADEHVQTYGYNELSPEYTKGYENKLALYFTDNWQVTPKFNIYYGGRLEYYRMSADQISASRFPGFHIGDFKTFSKDEETGNIIATQRNIHPAKVVKDKLNYAATLRMTYNMTKPFGLTVDGTVATRFPRINEYAGTGPTEEQYKRVTIPMIRGGLFYKNNWINLTSMVTYISKSNNIDQQNLTKPGTKEGKTVLLIYNIETLGWTTSAEIDPFKGFHLHALFTYQKPVYKNYNASVTFNDGSEMSVNANGMIVKEIPQILVELDPSYNITKDLRLWLSFRYFGKTYANLQEALYFNGRWETFGGINWNVNKHLSLGATVINFLNQKGASGTINGSELITKEEAAQYAGNYMSGNYLRPFTVEFNVGIKF; this is encoded by the coding sequence ATGAAAAAAATTACTCTCGGTTGCCTTGCCGTAACCACCATGCTACAATTAATCCCGGTCAACGGAAATGCAGAGAACGTCCGGAGCCAAAAGGCAAAGGCAAAGACGAACCGTACTGAAATGAAACAGGACACTATTCCTGCTTCTGCTTCTAAAAAAGAGGGAGAAGAAGGAGAACGTAATGTGATGCTGAACGCTTCCGATGCCAACAAGCCCCGTGAAATCCAAATCGGACTGCCCAGTGAGGACGTTAATGTATATGAGAACGGACTTCCTGGCGTATATTCGTCTGCCGTGCACAAGCTGGCTGCCCATTGGCGCAGCGACAGCAGCTTGGGAGAAGTGGGACTGTTGTCTCCTTCGGAATCAGCTATCACGACAGGAAATATCGCTTATTCGGTGAACGCTTTCAGCAAATTGGGACAAAAAGACTTTCAAGGTATCCTGAACTACCGTACCAACCATTTCGGCATGCAAAACTTTGATTTCAATGTGTCGGGAGCAATCAGTGGGAAATGGCTCTATACAGCAGGCATTTATCAGAATTTCGACCCGGGGAGTTTCGACTTGAAGTTCACCAATTATGCCGACCGTACGGAAATTTACCATGCCGGTCTTACGCATCTCTTCGACAACGGACGTGGGAAGGTGTCATTGCTCTACAAACATTCGCGCAGCGAGAATCCGGGAAACTTTGCCAATGCCGCCCCTTTTATCTATGTAGGCGACGGGTCGGTCAAGGAAGCCGAAGGTTTCAAACTGGGGACAAACTCATACGTTCCGCAAAGCGGCTCTTTCCGCTACATGGACGTCATGGACGGAAAGATGAAAACGTGGAACCTGGGTGACGGCTGTGAGAACCGTGCCAACGAAGTGGCTCTGATAGCCGATTACCGTTTCAAGAATGACCTGTTGTGGAAGTTCAACATGAAATATATGGACGCTCCACGCGCCAACTATGTGGACTTCGGCGGCAGTACAATCAGCGAGGCAACGGTTGCCGACGGCTATACGCTGCAAAACGGCGACCCGTATGAGGGTTTGGTGGAAGGACGTCGCACCTGGTTGCACGTGGGTAAGGTGAAGAATTTCCTTATCACTTCCGAATTGAGCAAAAATATCGGCAACCATGATTTAAGGCTGGGGCTGAACGAGTGGTATTATCACCTGGATTACCATTCTTCTTCCATGCAGTGGATGGCCAGCGTACAGAATTACCCGCAACTGCTACATTCCGCCGCAACGAACCCGCTTGACCAGACGTTTGCCGACGAGCATGTGCAGACATACGGTTATAATGAATTAAGTCCGGAATACACCAAAGGATATGAGAATAAGCTCGCCCTCTACTTTACGGACAACTGGCAGGTGACTCCGAAGTTCAACATCTACTATGGCGGTCGTCTGGAATACTACCGGATGAGTGCAGACCAGATATCAGCTTCCCGTTTCCCCGGATTCCACATCGGCGACTTCAAGACTTTCAGCAAAGACGAAGAAACCGGAAATATCATCGCCACCCAACGGAATATACATCCCGCCAAAGTGGTGAAAGACAAGTTGAACTACGCCGCCACTCTCCGCATGACGTACAACATGACGAAACCATTCGGACTGACTGTCGACGGAACAGTAGCCACGCGTTTCCCACGTATCAACGAATATGCAGGAACCGGCCCGACGGAAGAGCAATACAAACGTGTCACCATTCCGATGATTCGAGGCGGATTGTTCTACAAGAACAATTGGATAAACCTGACTTCAATGGTCACTTATATCTCCAAGTCGAACAACATCGACCAGCAGAACCTGACCAAACCGGGAACGAAAGAGGGGAAGACCGTATTGTTAATCTACAACATCGAAACACTGGGCTGGACTACTTCTGCCGAAATAGACCCGTTCAAAGGTTTCCACCTGCACGCCTTGTTCACGTATCAGAAGCCTGTTTACAAGAATTACAACGCGAGCGTGACGTTTAATGACGGCTCGGAAATGTCCGTCAATGCCAATGGCATGATTGTCAAGGAGATTCCGCAGATACTTGTCGAACTCGACCCCAGTTATAATATTACGAAGGATTTGCGTCTATGGCTCAGTTTCCGCTACTTCGGCAAGACGTACGCCAATCTTCAGGAAGCGCTTTATTTCAATGGCCGCTGGGAAACATTCGGGGGCATCAACTGGAATGTAAATAAACACTTGTCCCTGGGCGCAACGGTCATCAACTTCCTGAATCAAAAAGGAGCAAGCGGCACTATCAACGGCTCGGAACTGATAACCAAAGAGGAAGCTGCCCAATATGCCGGAAATTATATGAGTGGAAATTATTTACGCCCATTTACCGTAGAATTTAACGTCGGCATTAAATTCTAA
- a CDS encoding CvpA family protein — translation MATIDIIILIIVGAGAIVGFIKGFIRQLASILGLIVGLMAAKALYASLAEKLCPTVTDSMTVAQVLAFIMIWIAVPLIFVLIASLLTKAMKAVSLNWLNRWLGSGLGALKFLLLTSVVIGAIQFIDGDNKLISATKKEESLLYYPMETFAGIFFPAAKNMTQQYILENKDATRRTQ, via the coding sequence ATGGCAACGATTGATATAATAATCCTTATTATAGTGGGCGCAGGGGCGATAGTAGGCTTTATAAAAGGCTTCATTCGTCAGTTGGCTTCTATCTTGGGATTGATAGTCGGCCTGATGGCGGCGAAGGCTTTGTACGCTTCTTTGGCAGAAAAGCTCTGTCCGACAGTGACCGATTCAATGACAGTTGCGCAGGTATTGGCTTTTATCATGATTTGGATAGCCGTCCCGCTGATTTTTGTACTGATTGCTTCGTTGTTGACAAAAGCTATGAAAGCCGTTTCCTTGAATTGGCTGAACCGCTGGTTAGGAAGCGGGCTGGGAGCATTGAAGTTCCTGTTGTTAACAAGTGTGGTGATTGGTGCGATACAGTTCATAGATGGCGATAATAAGTTAATTAGTGCAACAAAAAAGGAGGAATCCTTGTTATATTATCCGATGGAAACGTTTGCGGGGATATTTTTTCCTGCTGCAAAGAATATGACGCAACAATATATATTAGAGAATAAAGATGCAACAAGAAGAACCCAATAA
- the sufC gene encoding Fe-S cluster assembly ATPase SufC: MLEIKDLHASINGKEILKGINLTVKPGEIHAIMGPNGSGKSTLSSVLVGNPAFEVTKGSVTFYGKNLLELSPEDRSHEGIFLSFQYPVEIPGVSMVNFMRAAVNEQRKYKGLPALTASEFLKLMREKRAVVELDNKLANRSVNEGFSGGEKKRNEIFQMAMLEPRLSILDETDSGLDIDALRIVAEGVNKLKTPDTSTIVITHYQRLLDYIKPDVVHVLYKGRIVKTAGPELALELEEKGYDWIKKEVGE, encoded by the coding sequence ATGTTAGAAATAAAAGACCTGCATGCCAGCATTAATGGCAAAGAGATATTGAAAGGCATTAACCTGACGGTGAAGCCGGGCGAAATACATGCAATCATGGGGCCGAACGGTTCCGGTAAGAGTACACTTTCTTCCGTCCTGGTAGGTAATCCTGCTTTTGAGGTGACGAAAGGCTCGGTCACTTTTTATGGAAAGAATCTGTTGGAGTTGAGCCCTGAAGACCGTAGCCATGAAGGTATCTTCCTTAGTTTCCAGTATCCGGTGGAAATTCCCGGTGTAAGTATGGTGAACTTTATGCGCGCTGCCGTGAACGAGCAACGCAAATATAAAGGTCTGCCCGCACTGACAGCCAGTGAATTCTTGAAACTGATGCGCGAGAAACGTGCAGTCGTTGAACTGGACAATAAACTGGCTAACCGTTCGGTGAACGAAGGTTTCTCCGGTGGTGAAAAGAAACGCAACGAAATCTTCCAGATGGCAATGCTCGAACCGCGTTTGAGTATTCTCGACGAAACAGACTCCGGCCTGGACATCGACGCGCTCCGTATTGTAGCCGAAGGAGTGAACAAACTGAAAACTCCCGACACAAGCACGATTGTCATCACACACTATCAACGTCTGCTCGATTATATCAAACCGGATGTTGTACATGTACTTTATAAAGGCCGTATCGTAAAAACTGCCGGTCCGGAACTAGCCCTGGAACTGGAAGAAAAAGGATATGACTGGATTAAGAAAGAAGTAGGAGAATAA
- a CDS encoding alpha-galactosidase, with amino-acid sequence MKKLFLLLMALFTLAQVNAQEKNVIQISTDNTDLILQVAPNGRLYQAYLGDKLLNKQDINNFSPYVKGGSDGSVSTRGWEVYPGSGAEDYFEPAVAITHSDGNPSTILRYVSSEQKAVAGGTETIINLKDNQYPVEVTLHYIAYPKENVIKTWSEIKHNEKKPVTLWRYASTMLYFSGNEYYLTEFSSDWAKEAQMSTQPLRFGKKVIDTKLGSRAAMHTHPFFELGIEQPAQETQGRVMLGTIGWTGNFQFTFEVDNVGNLRVIPAINPYASDYELKANEVFTTPEFMFTFSNNGTGEASRNLHAWARNHQLKDGQGDRFTLLNNWENTYFKFNEELLSELMKEAKHLGVDMFLLDDGWFGNKHPRNSDNAGLGDWEVMKSKLPGGIPALVKSAKEAGVKFGIWIEPEMVNPKSELFEKHPDWAITLPNRETYYYRNQLVLDLSNPKVQDFVFGVVDNILTENPEVAYFKWDCNSPITNIYSPYLKNKQGQLYIDHVRGIYNVLKRVKEKYPNTPMMLCSGGGARCDYEALKYFTEFWCSDNTDPIERLFIQWGFSQIFPAKAMSAHVTSWNKKTSVKFRTDVASMCKLGFDLGLKELNADELTYCQDAVANWTRLKKVILDGDQYRLVSPYDGNHMSVMYAAPDKNKAVLYTYDIHPRYAEKLLPVKLQGLDAGKMYKVKEINLMPNRKSNLDANEKTYSGDYLMKVGIHAFTTNQAFSRVIELTAE; translated from the coding sequence ATGAAGAAACTATTTCTACTACTAATGGCTTTGTTTACACTGGCGCAAGTGAATGCCCAGGAAAAGAACGTTATCCAGATTTCAACGGATAACACGGATTTAATCCTTCAAGTAGCCCCGAACGGACGGCTTTACCAGGCTTACCTGGGTGACAAATTGCTGAACAAGCAAGATATTAATAATTTCTCTCCTTATGTAAAAGGCGGCAGCGACGGCAGTGTTTCTACACGCGGTTGGGAAGTATATCCGGGCTCCGGTGCAGAGGATTATTTCGAGCCGGCGGTAGCTATCACTCATAGCGACGGCAATCCAAGTACGATTCTCCGCTATGTGTCTTCGGAACAGAAAGCCGTGGCAGGGGGAACGGAAACGATTATCAATCTCAAAGACAACCAGTATCCGGTAGAAGTGACTTTGCATTATATCGCTTATCCGAAAGAGAACGTTATCAAAACATGGAGTGAAATAAAGCATAATGAAAAGAAGCCTGTCACTCTGTGGCGCTACGCTTCCACGATGCTGTACTTCTCCGGAAATGAATATTATCTGACTGAGTTCAGCAGTGACTGGGCGAAAGAAGCACAGATGAGCACACAGCCGCTACGATTCGGCAAGAAGGTAATCGACACCAAACTCGGAAGCCGTGCCGCTATGCACACGCATCCGTTCTTCGAACTCGGTATTGAGCAACCGGCACAGGAAACACAAGGACGTGTGATGCTGGGTACTATCGGATGGACAGGAAATTTCCAGTTTACTTTTGAAGTGGATAATGTAGGCAATCTCCGTGTAATCCCGGCTATCAACCCTTATGCATCCGATTATGAATTGAAAGCGAACGAAGTATTTACGACTCCCGAATTTATGTTCACTTTCAGCAATAACGGTACGGGCGAAGCCAGTCGTAATCTCCATGCCTGGGCACGCAATCACCAATTGAAAGACGGACAAGGCGACCGCTTCACCCTGCTGAACAACTGGGAAAATACCTACTTCAAGTTCAATGAAGAATTACTCTCCGAACTAATGAAGGAAGCCAAACATCTCGGCGTGGATATGTTCTTGCTCGACGACGGCTGGTTTGGAAACAAGCACCCACGCAACAGTGATAATGCCGGACTGGGTGACTGGGAAGTAATGAAGTCGAAACTCCCCGGCGGTATTCCCGCGCTCGTGAAATCTGCCAAAGAAGCCGGAGTGAAATTCGGTATCTGGATTGAGCCGGAAATGGTGAACCCGAAAAGCGAATTGTTCGAGAAACACCCCGACTGGGCTATCACTCTGCCGAACCGTGAAACTTATTACTACCGTAATCAGTTGGTTCTCGACCTCAGCAACCCGAAAGTGCAGGACTTCGTTTTCGGCGTGGTAGACAATATACTGACTGAAAACCCGGAAGTCGCCTATTTCAAATGGGACTGTAACTCACCTATCACGAACATCTACTCCCCCTATCTGAAAAACAAACAGGGACAGCTTTACATCGACCATGTACGCGGCATATACAACGTACTGAAACGTGTAAAAGAGAAATATCCCAATACACCGATGATGCTTTGCTCCGGCGGCGGCGCGCGTTGTGACTACGAAGCATTGAAATACTTCACAGAGTTCTGGTGCAGTGATAATACCGACCCGATAGAACGTCTGTTTATCCAATGGGGATTCTCGCAAATCTTCCCCGCAAAAGCGATGTCCGCACACGTGACTAGCTGGAACAAGAAGACAAGCGTGAAATTCCGTACCGACGTAGCCAGTATGTGCAAATTAGGCTTCGACCTCGGACTGAAAGAACTCAATGCAGACGAACTGACTTATTGCCAGGACGCAGTTGCCAACTGGACACGTCTGAAGAAGGTAATCCTTGACGGTGACCAATACAGACTAGTTTCTCCTTACGATGGTAATCATATGTCCGTGATGTATGCCGCACCGGACAAGAATAAGGCTGTTCTTTATACATACGATATTCATCCGCGTTATGCAGAGAAGTTGCTTCCTGTGAAATTACAGGGATTGGATGCCGGGAAAATGTATAAGGTGAAAGAAATCAATCTGATGCCGAACAGGAAATCAAATCTGGATGCCAACGAAAAAACATATTCAGGAGATTATCTGATGAAAGTGGGAATCCATGCGTTCACCACAAACCAGGCTTTCAGTCGTGTGATTGAATTGACTGCGGAATAA